The genomic DNA CGGTGTGCATGGGGCGGCGCGGGTCGCGGCCCGTGAGCCAGCGGGCGACCGGGGCGGTGAGGGCCACGATCAGGAGGGTATTCACGGCGGTCAGGACGCTCGCGGCACGCACGCCGTCCAGGGTGACGCCCAGCCAGTCGGCGGGCGGGAAGCCCTGTGCGAGGTGCACGGCGATGAAGTTGGTGCGGGTGAACTCGATGCTGAGGATGCAGATGCCGCCCAGCACGAACAGCAGGAAGGGGCGGTCGGTGACGACCTGCGCGTAGCTGCGCGCCAGGGGCTTCAGGCCCAGGTCGGTGCGGGCGGTGGGGCTGGCGGCGCGGGTCTCGGTCATCAGCGCGAAGCACAGCGCCGCCGTGAGGACGCTCATGCCGACCAGCAGGCCCAGCAGCAGCGTGAAGTGGTCGCGGTACAGCCAGCCGCCCACCAGCGTGCCGATCAGGATGCTGAGGTTCACCGCCCAGTAGTTCACGGCGTACATGAACGTGCGGGTCTCGGGGGTACTCACGTCGACCAGCATGGCCTCGGCGGCGGGGTTGATCAGGCCGCCCGAGACGTTCACGAGCAGCAGCGCGGCGAAGGTCACCCAGGGGTTCGGGCCGTGCAGGTTGCCCAGGAGCATCAGGATGAACGCCAGGAGTTTCAGGCCCTCGCCGGTCAGCAGGGTGCGGCGGCGACCCAGAGCGTCGGCCAGTGCGCCGCCGTACAGGCCCGCCAGGAACTGCACGACACCGGCGGCCAGCAGCAGCGTGCCGGCCAGCGCCGCGCCCAGGTGCGCGGTGAAATAGATGGCCATGAACGGAAAGACCATGCTGCCCACCATCCGGCTCAGGAACGATGTGGTGATGCGGGTCTTGACGTTGGGATGCAGGGTACGCCACATGCCTCCAGGGTCGCGCAGCGGGAAAGGGGAAAAAAGACGCACAATGGCCGGACTGTGTCCCCTTTTCCTGCCCCCCCGACCCTGGCGACCGCACCGGACTGGCCGTACCTGACGCTGCGGGCGGCGCTGCACGCGCGGGACGGCGCGCAGGAACGGCACGCGCTGACCCTGGCGGACGCGCAGGCGTGGTGGGCGTGCAGTGATCGCACCGCCAAGCGGCAACTGGCGCGCCTGCACGCCTCGGGGCGGCTGGTGTACACGCCGGGACGCGGGCGGGGAAACACGTCGCGCGTGGCGTTTCCCGGCGCGCTGGACGCCGAACTGGCCGACCTGACAGCCTGTCTGGCAGCGGCGGGCGCGGCGGCCGAACTGGCGCGGCTCTCGCGGCTGGGCTTCCCGCGCGCCTGGGTGCTGACGGACGCGGTGCGCGGCACCTTCGGGCTGGGCGTGAGCCCGGCGGGCACGGATCGCCTGCGGACCATCATCACGCGGCCCCTGACGGCCATGGACCCGCTGACCGTGAACTCGGCGGCCGAGGCGCACCTGTTGACGCAGGTGCTGGACCCGCTGCTGGTATTCGACCCGGACGCCGGGATCTTGAGGCCGCACCTGGCGCACCACTGGGGCACGCCGGACGGCGGGCGAAGCTGGGTCTTTCACCTGCGCCGGGGCGTGGTGTTTCACCACGGGCGGACGCTGGACGCGCGGGACGTGCTGTTCACGCTGGAGCGCGTGCGGCGCGGCGCGCCCTGGTACCTGCCGGGCGTGGTGGGCGTGCAGGCGCCCACGCCGTTCACGGTGCAGGTCACGCTGGACCGCCCGGACCTGTTCTTTCCCCGCAGGCTGGCGCACGAGCAGGCGCTGATCCTCCCGCGTGACGTGCGGTTCGACGAGCGGCGCCCGGTCGGGACCGGCGCGTTCCGCTGGCACGCCCTGAACGGCGGCTTCCGGCTGGAGGCCTTCGACGCGCACTTCGCGGGGCGGCCCCTGATCGACGAGGTGGAGGTCTTTCTCGTGCCGGAACTGCGCGGGGACGCGCCCCCCACCCTGGATGTGTCCGGCGTGCCTCATGATCCGGTCGAGCGCTGGGTGCCGGAGAACAGCGTGCATTTCCTGATCTGGAACGCCCACCGCCCCGCGGCCCGGTCGGCCGCGCTGCGCGAGGCGGTGATCGAGCTGCACGACATCCGCGCGCTCTGGCAGGAGTCGGGCCGTCCAGAGCGGTTGCTGCCCGCCACGGCGTTCCTGCCGCGCCGCAGCCTGGACCGCCCGCCGCGCGGGCACTCCCTGGCGCGGGCGCGGGCGCTGCTGGCTCAGGCCGCGTACGCCGGGCCGCCGCTGCGCCTCTGGGTGCTGGACCTGCCCGGCGCGCGGCAGGAGGCCGACTGGCTGGCCGCGCGCGCCGCCCGCCTCGGCCTGCCCGTGCAGGTCGTTCCCACGCCGCTGGACGCCATGCCGGACGCCAGGGACGATGTGGACCTCGCCTTCATGGGCGAGATCGCCGGGTCGGACGAGCACCTCTCGTTCTGGTCGGCGCTGAAGCAGCCGGAACTGCTGTTCCGCCGCCTGCTGCCCCCCGCCGTCCTGCGCAGCGTGGACGCCCTGCTGGACGGCTACCGCAGCGCGCCGGACCACGCGGCGCTGGAGGCCATCCTGGACCGCGCCGAGGCGCTGCTGCTGGGCGGGCACCACCTGCACCTCACGCACCACCGCGTGAAACGCCGCTCGGTTCACCCACTGCTGCGCGACGTGCACCCGGACGCCTACGGCCGCATCGACTTCAAACGCCTGTGGCTGCCGCCCCCGGACGCCTGACCGGAGAGCGCGTGATCCGTTCCCGCCTGTAAAAGCCGTTAGGCTGCCTGTCATGAGAGTCGCCGTTGCGGATGTGGGCACGAATTCCAGTCACCTGTTGATTGCCGAGGCGGCGCAGGGGGACGCGGGGGGCTTCCGGGTGCTGGACGCCCTGAAGGACCGCACGCGGCTGGGCGAGTGCCTGGACGGGGCGGGGAACCTGTCGCCGGAGGGTGAGGACCGGCTGGCGTCGGCGCTGACGCGGTTCCGGGAGCTGGCGTCGGCGGCGGGCGTGGCCGAGGTGCATGTGTACGCCACGAGTGCGCTGCGTGAGTCGCCGAACGGGGCGGAGGTGGCGGGGCGGATGCTGGCCCGGACGGGGGTGTACCCGGCGATCATCTCGGGGGAGCGCGAGGGGGAACTGACGTATCTGGGCGCGGCGCACGCGGTCGAGCTGGGTGAGGACAACGTGCTGCTGGACCTGGGGGGCGGCAGTCTGGAGTTCGTGCGCGGGGACGCACGGGGGCCGCGTGACGTGCTGAGCCTGCCGCTGGGCGGGATCCGCATGACGGGGGCGTTCATCCGGTCCGAGCCGGCGGGGCGGCGGGAGGTGCAGGCGCTGGCAGAGGCGGTTCGGGTGGCGCTCTCGCCGTTCGTGGAGCGCTTCCGGGTGCGGCCCGGCACGCGGGTGGTGCTGTCGAGCGGCACGGCCGAGGGCGCGGCGGCCGCGATCGTGGCGCGGCGCGGCGCCCTCGGCGGTGCGGGCGGCAGCGGGGACGGGCCGGAGGGCGTGAACGGCGTGAGTTTCACGCTGGCCGAGCTGGGCGCGCTGCTGGAGCACGTGCGGGGCCTGAAGGCCGCGGCGCGGGGGCGGGTGCCGGGCCTGGAGCGGCGCGCGGAGACGGCCGTGGCGGGTCTGGCGACGCTGCACGCGGCGTTGACGCTGCTGGGGGCGTCCGAGGTGACGGTCAGTGAGGGGGCGCTGCGCGAGGGGATGCTGATCGAGGAACTGTCGCGGTTCCAGGCGTACCGGTCGGCGCTGAGCGCGCGGCAGCGGAGCGTGCTGGGTACCGCCGAGCGTTTCGGCGCGAACCTGTCTCACTCGCGGCAGGTGGCGGCGCTGTCGCGCGGCCTGCTGGACGCGCTGCACGCGGCAGGCGAGCCGGTCGACCACGAGGACCGCAGCCTGATCACGGCGGCGGGCGCGCTGCACGAGGTGGGGCAGATCGTGGCGCAGAGCGCGCACCACAAGCACTCGGCGTACCTGATCCGGCACGCGGAACTGCGGGGCTTCAGTCCGCGCGAGATCGAGCTGATCGCGCAGCTGGCCCGCTACCACCGCAAGAGTCCGCCGAAACCGTCGCACGCGGAATTCATGGCGCTCGGTGCGGGGGACCGGGCGCGGGTGACGCGGCTGGCGGCGGTGCTGCGCGTCGCGGACGGCCTGGACCGCTCGCACGCGGGCGGATCGCGGCTGGGAACGCTGCGGCGCGTGGCGGACGGCTGGGAACTGACCGTGGCGGGGGCGACGCCGCTGGACCTGGCGGGCGCGCGGGACAAGGCGGACCTGTGGGCGCGGGTGTTCGGGCCGCTCACGCTGCGCGGCGCGTGACGGGCGCGCAGGAGCGGGTATCCTGGCGGGCATGACGGGCACGCCGCAGAACATCCTGAGCATTCAGTCGTGGGTCAGTTTCGGGCACGTGGGGAACGCGGCGGCCGTGTTCCCGCTGCAACGCCTGGGGTTCGAGGTCTGGGCGATTCACACGGTGCAGTTCAGCAACCACACCGGGTACGGCGCGTGGACCGGCGCGGTGTTCCCGCCCGAGGCGGTCGCGGACCTGATCGACGGGATCGAGGCGCGCGGCGCGCTGCCGGAATGCCACGCGGTCCTGAGCGGGTACATGGGCAGCGAGGGAACGGTCGCGGCGGTCGTGGACGCCGTGCGGCGCGTGCGCGGCGCGAACCCGGACGCGCTGTACGCCTGCGATCCCGTGATGGGTGACGTGGGGCGCGGGGTGTTCGTGCGGCCGGAACTGCCGGACCTGATCGCGGCGCAGGCCATTCCGGAGGCGGACATCGTCACGCCGAACCAGTTTGAACTGGAACTCCTGACCGGGCAGGTCGTGGACACCCTGGAGCACGCGCTGGAGGCGTCCCGTGCGCTGCGGGAGCGGATGCGGGTGGGCGGGCCGCGCGTGGTCCTGCTGACCAGCCTGGTCCGCAGCGGGGCGCCCGAGAACAGCATCGAGACGCTGGTCGTCACGGACGACGGGGCGTGGCTGTGCCGCACGCCGCTGCTGCCGCTGGACCCGCCCCGCAACGGGACCGGCGACGCCATCGCGGCGCTGTTCCTGGGCCACTACCTGAAGTCCGGTCAGGCGGCGCAGGCGCTGGGTCTGGCCATGAGTGCGCTGTTCGGCCTGCTGAGCCGCACGCACGCTGCCGGCACCCGCGAGATTCAGCTGGTGGCGGCGCAGGACGAGTTCGTGAAGCCCGCGCGGCTGTTCGAGGCGCAGCAGGTCGGGTAGGCCGTTCGGGGTCGGTCAGATGAGAAGGGTCTCAGTGTCCTGTCAGGGTCCGGCCAAGCCCACTTGTACGCCTTCTCACAGGAGGGGAAGGGAGGCGGGAAAGACTGGGGGCATGAAACACATCATCTTCCCGACCGCCGCCGCCGCCGACGCCTTCACCGCTGACCTGCAGGCTCAGGGAGTGATCGCCCCCACCATGGGCCGCGCGACCGTCACCCGGCGCAGTGACACGGCCGCCATTCATGAGGGCGGCACCGCCGAGGACGCCGGGGCCGGCGCCGTCAAGGGCACGGGCGTGGGCGCGGCCGTGGGTGCAGCGGCCGGGATCATCGCCACTGGCGCGACCATCGCCACGGGCGGCCTGGCCCTCCCCGTGATCCTGGGCATGGCGGCGCTGGGTTCCGGCGTCGGCGCGGCGGTCGGTGCGACCGGCGGCGCGATGGGCGTGGACGAGACCGGCGACTACTACGACGCCGACGACGAGTACTACGACCGCCTGAACACCACCGCCACCAACGGCGGGCGCACGGTGGCCGTGGATGACAGCGTCCCGGCGGATGTCGTCGAGGCGGCCGCCATCCGCCACGGAGGCGAGTACGTGAGTGGTGGGCAGCTCAGCCGCCGCACGATGTAAGCCTCTTCTGCACTGAACCCCCAGCAGAGAAAGGGACCCCAGGGTGATCCGGGGTCCCTTCTTCTGCTGTCTGTCCTGACCGGACCGTCGCGGGTCAATCCGCTTCGGGCGGGTGGGGCAGCGCGACCTTGCGGAACCAGAAGTTCCCCAGGGTGCGGATCACGTCCTCGAACTCGGCGAGGCTGACGGGTTTGGGGATGTATGCGTTGGCGTGCAGGTTGTAGCTGCGCCAGATGTCGTTCTCGGCGCGGCTGGTGGTCAGGACGATCACGGGGATGCTGCGCAGCCTCGCGTCCTCTTTCAGGATGTCGAGCAGCTCCAGGCCGGTCATGCGCGGCATGTTCAGGTCCATCAGGATCACGTCCGGGCGCGGGGCCTGCACGTGCGGTCCCTGACGGCGCAGGAAGTTCAGGGCGTCCAGGCCGTCGCGGGCGTGGTGCAGGCGGTGTGGGAACTGCGCGTCCTCGAAGGCTTCCCGGGTGAGCATCACGTCGGCGGGGTTGTCCTCGACGAGCAGTATTTCGACGGGTTCGGTGGTCATGCGGTCTCCTGCGGGGCGGCGGGGTCGGGAGGGAAGGCCGGCGCCGCGGTGGGCAGCGCGAGGTGGAAGGTGCTGCCCTGGCCGGGCGTGCTGTCCACCCACAGTTGCCCGCCGAGCTGCTCGGCGGCGCTGCGTGTGACGGCCAGGCCGATGCCGCTGCCCGGGTACTCGTCCATGCCGTGCAGCCGCTGGAACACCCCGAAGATCCGCTCGTGGTACTCGGGGGCAATGCCGATCCCGTTGTCCTGCACGTGAAACACCCAGCAGTCCTGACCGGCGTGCCGCGTGCGTTCGGCGCTGACCTGCACGCACGCCGGACGGGCCGGGTCCCGGAATTTCAGGGCGTTGCCGATCAGGTTCTGCAGCGCGTGCCGCAGCAGTTCCGGGCTGGACGTGATGACCGGCAGGTTCGGCGCGCTGACCTGCGCCTGCGCGCCCAGAATCTGCTGTTCCAGGTCGGCGGTGATGTCGCGCACCAGCGCGGCCGTGTCGACCGGTTGCGTGGCGCGCGGGGCCTTGCGCACGCGGGAGTACGCCAGCAGGTCCTGGATCAGGGTCTTCATGCGTTGCGTGGCGGAGGTCGTGAACGCGATGTACTGGTCGGCGCGTTCGTCGAGTTGCCCCTGGTAGCGGCGCGCGAGCAGTTCGGTGTAACTGCCGATGGTCCGCAGGGGTTCTTGCAGGTCGTGGCTGGCGACGTACGCGAACTGTTCGAGTTCGCGGTTGCTGCGTTCCAGGTGGGCGTTGCTGGCGCGCAGGGCCTCGGCGCTCTCCTGGAGGGCCTGCGCGCGGTCCTGCACGGCGGCCGCCATGACGTTGAACTGCTCGCCCAGCTGCGCGAGTTCCCGGACCGGGCTGGGCGGCATGCGGCGGTGGTACTGTCCGGCGGCGATGTCGCTGGCGCCGGTGTTCAGGTCGGTCAGGCTGCGGGTGACGGTGCGGGTCACGCGGTAGGCGGTGAGCAGCAGCAGCAGCAGCGAGAGCAGCAGCCCGCTGACGGTCAGGCCGCGCACGGTGGTCAGGGTGGTCTGGCTGGCGACGGTGGCGGCGCTCAGGCGGGCGCTCTCGTTGGTGCGCATGCCCGCCATGATGTCGCGGGCATCGTTGAGCAGGTCGCGGCCCTCGCCCTGCTTGACCAGCCGCGCGGCCCGCGCCAGTGACTCGCTGCGGGCGGCCATCTCGGGCCGGGCGGCGTCCTCCTGCCAGCGGACCACCAGCGCCTGAACCCGCGCGAGGTTCGTGCGTTGCAGGTCCGTGACGCTCAGGTCATGCAGGGCGAACACGGCCGCCTGGAACGCCGCTTCGCCCTCACGGTACGGCGCGAGGAAGTCGGGGTCGCCGGTGATGACGAAGCCGCGCTCGCCGTTCTCCATGACCGAAATCTGGGTGTTCAGGTCGTTCAGCAGCAACATGCGTGCCTGCGCGTCTGACACCAGCTGCAGCTGCTGTTCGTTGCGGTTGACGCCCAGCACCACCGCGCCCCCCACGCCCAGCAGAAGCGCGAAGGGCAGCAGGAAGGGCCGCAGCAGAAATGCGCGCAGGGTCGGGCGGGGTCCGCTGCCGCTGCGGACCGGCGCGGATCGGACGGCCGGGGAAACGTCGGGGGGGAGGGAGACGGGCGCGGCCATGTCGGCCCGCATTGTAGGGCCCGCGCGACGCCCGGCCCGACCGCGGCCGCAGGGAACCTCCACGCATGATTTTGTACCCAGTCCACCGTGACGGGGTACAGTGAATGCATGACATTCCAGAACGTGAATCTCACCCACGCGGGTGAGGTCGCCACGCTGACCCTGACGAGCAAGAAGGGCAGCATGGGCCCGACCTTCTGGCCCGAGATCCCGCGCGTCCTGAACGAACTGGGCGGCGCCCGCGCGCTGATCCTGCGCGGCCAGGACCTGTTCAGCGCCGGGCTGGACGTGCGGGCCAGCGCCCCCGTCATCGCCCCCACCCTGGGCGACCCCGAGGCATTTGCCGCCATCGTCGCCGAGATGCACGCCGCCATCGACGCGTTCGCCGCGCTGCCCATCCCGGTGATTGCCGCCGTGCACGGCTGGTGCATCGGCGCGGGCCTGGAACTCATCAGCGCCTGCGACCTCCGCATCGCCAGCGCGGACGCCCGCTTCAGCCTCCCCGAGGTGCGGCTGGGCATCACCGCCGACCTGGGCGGCCTGCAACGCCTCCCGCACCTGATCGGCACCGGCCGCACCGCGCACCTCGCCCTGACCGGCGACCCCATCGACGCCCCCACCGCCGAACGCTGGGGGCTGATCACCGAACTCCTGCCCACCCCGGACGCCCTGTTCGAGCGGGCGAACACCCTCGCCGCCGGGCTGGCCGCCCTGCCGCCCCGCGCGGTCGAGGGCACCAAACGCACCCTGCACGCGCACCTCCCCCACGCCCAGAGTCTCGAACAGGCCGTGCGCTGGAACGCCCGGCACATGACCGCCGACGGCCTCGCGCAGGCCCTGAAGTAACCCCCCGCCCCCCCCTTCCCCACCCAAGGAGCCCACGCATGACCCAGACCCCCACCCTCGGCACCCTGCAACCCGGCGCCGCCGACAGCACCTTCCGCCCCGACCTGCTGGCCGGCAAGCACGCCCTGATCACCGGCGGCGGCAGCGGCATCAACCTCGGCATCGCGCAGAGCTTCGCCGCGCACGGCTGCCGGGTCACCATCCTGGGCCGCAACCTCGAGAAAGCCCAGACGGCCGCGCAGGGCATCGTGGGCGCCGGCGGGCAGGCCATCGGCGTCAGCGCCGATGTGCGCGACATCGCCGCCATGCAGGCCGCCGCCGCGCAGGCCGTCGAAGCCTTCGGCCCCATCGACATCGTCCTCGCCGGAGCCGCCGGGAACTTCCCCGCCCCGGTGGACGGCATCAGCCCCAACGGCTTCAAGACCGTCGTGGACATCGACCTGCTCGGCACGTACCACACCATCAAGGCCTGCGCGCCCCACCTGACCACCCCCGGCGGGAACATCCTGAGCATCAGCGCCTACGGCATTCCCGTGCCCATGCAGGCGCACGTCGTCGCCGCCAAGGCCGGCGTGGACGCCCTGACCCGCACCCTCGCCATCGAATGGGGCCTGCGCGGCATCCGCGTGAACGCCATCATCCCCGGCCCCATCGACGGCACCGAGGGCATGGCCCGCCTCGCCCCCGACGAGAAGACCCGCCGCCAGTTCATGGGCACCGTCCCGCTGGGCCGCTTCGGCATCCCCCAGGACATCGCCAACGCCGCCCTGTTCCTCGTCAGTGACGCCGCCAGCTACGTCACGGGCGTCATCCTGCCCGTCGACGGCGGCCAGAACATGCTCGGCGGCGCCCCCCAGTACCAGATGTACCAGCAGATGGGCCTCGCCCTGCCCAGGAAAGACTGAGCTTCCGCACCGGATACGGACTGCCGTCAGTTTCTCTCCCCCCATTCTGCGGAGAAGCTTCACGGGTCGCATCCGCCCGGCCTGAACGGCTTATGGAGCCATTCGATCGGAGTCCGTAGGAGCCCTCGCGCTATCTCGTTAGAGACAGCGCGAGGGCTCCGTCCGTTCATCCATGTCTTCCGGGCGTGCGGCGTAGCTCCCTGGGCTGCGCTGGAACCGCATCAAGCTGTTGCCGGACGCCTTCGACGGGCGGCCTGCGCTGGGTGGATGAAGGAACGTTCAATGCCTGCCCGGTCAGGTGATCGCTCTGGGCAGCGGGTCGGGAAAAGTGCGTGTGGGTGGTCGGGTCGCCCCGATGGGAAGCACCATGATACCGGAGTTGGCCCGACTTGCTCATAGTTTTCATAATTGATTTTCGGATTATGAGGCAAGACAAGGCTTCACCATAGGAGGCACCCCATGACCACCCGCACCCCCCTCAACGACGACAACCTGATCCTCGACACCGACTCCTACAAGAGCAGCCACTTCCTCCAGTACCCCGCCGGCACCACCCGCCTCTTTTCCTACCTGGAAAGTCGCGGCGGCAAGTACCCGCAGACCCGCTTCTTCGGCCTGCAGTACATCCTCGACCGCTACCTGACCACCCGCATCACCGCCGAGATGGTCGAGGAAGCCCGCACGCTGATCGAAGCGCACGGCGAACCCTTCCCCTACGACGGCTGGATGCGCATCGTGAACGAGCACGGGGGCCGCCTGCCGCTGGAGATCCGCGCCGTTCCCGAAGGCACGCTGGTGCCCATCCACAACGTCCTGATGACCTGCACGAACACCGACCCCGAACTGCCCTGGCTGCCCGGCTGGTTCGAGACCATGCTGATGCGCGTCTGGTACCCCACCACCGTCGCCACGCAGAGCTACTTCATCCGCGAGATCATCCGCGCCGCCCTCGAAAAGACCAGCGACCGCCCTGCCGAGGAACTCCCGTTCAAACTGCACGACTTCGGCAGCCGGGGCGTCAGCAGCCGCGAGAGCGCCGGCATCGGCGGCCTCGCGCACCTGATCAACTTCCAGGGCAGCGACACCCTGGAAGCCCTGCGCACCGCCCGCAACCACTACGACAGCGACATCGCCGCGTTCAGCATCCCCGCCGCCGAACACAGCACCATCACCAGCTGGGGCAAGGAACACGAGGTCGACGCCTACCGCAACATGATCACCCGCTTCAGCCGCCCCGGCAGCGTGTACGCCGTCGTCAGCGACTCCTACGACCTCAAGAACGCCATCAACCACCTCTGGGGCGACACGCTGAGACAGCAGGTCATCGAATCCGGCGGCACCCTGGTCGTCCGGCCCGACAGCGGCGAACCCCCCGCCATGGTCCGCCTCGCCGTGAATGCGCTGGCCGCCCGTTACGGCACCACCACCAACAGCAAGGGCTACAAGGTCCTGAACCACGTCCGGGTTATCCAGGGCGACGGCATCGACGAACAGACCATCCGCCAGATCCTCGACAACCTCGACGTGGACGGCTACAGCGCCGAGAACGTGAGCTTCGGCATGGGCGGCGCCCTCCTCCAGAAAGTCGACCGGGACACCCAGCGCTTCGCGTACAAGGCCAGCGCCGGCCTGATCGACGGCGAGTACCGGGGCATCTACAAAGACCCCGTCACCGACCCCGGCAAACGCAGCAAGGACGGCGTCCTCGACCTCGTCCAGGAAGGCGGCCGCATGATCACGAAGGCGTACAAGACCTTCGACACCGACTTCCCCGGCAGCCTGCTGCGCACCGTGTACCGCGACGGCGAACTGCTGGTGCGGGACACGCTGGAGGAAGTGCGGGGCCGGGCGTGAACCAGCAACTCGAACGCCTCCTGCCCGTCCTGTCCACCATTCCTGGCGTGAATATTCCCACTTCGCTCCTGCAGGGCGCGTACATCGCGGCCAGTCAGCGGAAGATTGAGCAGTTAGAGCAGGCGCTGCGGTACGAGGTCGGCCTGCTTAACCAGAAGGTCGAAGCCGGGACGCTGAGGCTGGATCACGAGTACGTCCGATCCGAGTCGTTCGCCGCCAACGTCATGCAGGCACTGCGGGCGGCGGAGGTCGCGGAGTCGGAAGGCAAGCTGCGCTTCATCGCCCGCGCTCTGGCCGGGTGCTCGCTGAGCTTCCCACCGCCAATCCTGGACAGGTTCCAGACCATGCGGATCATCGAGGGAATGTCGGACCGGGAGCTGAAGGTGTTCGTCGAGTATTTTCAGCTGCTGGACCCGATAGATCCGTACCGCGATTTTGTTCCTGTTGACAGTCAGGTTTCGGTTGTTGGACTGACGCGGCAGGAATTCGTGGCGGCGCTACTGGGATTACAGCAGCTTGGCCTGCTCTCCAAAGAGGCGCTGACGGACCGGGATGGCGAATGGGTGGACACTCCACGCCAGTCAGGCTCCGGGTTCGCCTGGAAGCTCACCGCGCTGGCGCGGCAGGTCGCCACCCTCAGCCGCGTGGGGCTCGAGGAACCGCTGTGACGAGAGACTGGCTCGACACCCTGTTCCCGTCCAATGCCGAGCGCACTGTGCCATGGCCGGTGGTGGGCGACACGGTGACCTTGTGGCGTCCGACGGGCCTGCACGAGCTGCGGCTGGTGGCCGACTCCGGGTGGCGGGCGTGGCCCCCCCGGTTGTCGGATCAGCCGATCTTCTACCCGGTGCTGAACCGCCCGTACGCGGAGGAAATCGCGCGGGACTGGAACGCGAAACGCAACGATCCGCCCGTGGGCTTCGTGACGGAATTCGACGTGCGTGCGGATGTGGCGACCCGCTACGACATTCAGGTGGTGGGTGCGCAGAACGAGCATCAGGAGTTGTGGCTGCCCGCCGAGGAACTGGACGCCTTCAACGCGGCGATCATTGGCCCGATCCGGGTGGTGACGCACTTCGCAGGCAAGGGCTTTACGGATCGAATTGATCCCGTCACCCACCTTCCCGACGTCTGGCCGGGGCGGGCTCAGGGAACACGAGGAGACTTATGAACAGTGATCTGAACGTGCCCTTACAGCTGGAGCGGTTGGTGGCGTACCGGGCGGATGGGTCGGTGTCGCCGGTGGTGGTGGCGGGTCGCCTGTCGCCGGACGGGGTGTTCGGTGGGCCGGAGCAGCGGGGAGAAGCGGCGAGTACAGAGGCCGTGCAGGAGGGCGTGGCGTTCGCGGCGGCGCTGGCGGGGGCCATGTCGTCCCTGACCGAATCGAGCGACACGGACACGCCGTACGTGCCGTTCGTGCTGCCGCGCACGTTCACGCCGGAGGAACTGGGTCGCGTGGACTGGCTGGGCCTGCTGCCCCTCCCGACGGGCGAGGTCGAGGTGGAGGTGACCGAATCGGACTTCCGCGTGGCGGAGCGGCTGGCGCGGCGTGAGGCGGACGGGAACGCGGCGGACTTCTACGCGCCGGAGGAAGTGCAGGCCATCCGGGCGGCGCAGGCGTTGTTCCTGGCTCACCCGGAGCGGGGGCTGGTGACGGTCACGGCGGGTCGCGTGGCGCTGCTGCTGATCGACGTGGCGCGACTGCCGCTGGGTACGTGGGCGGGCGTGGCGACCCTGCGGATCGACACGTGAGCGGGGGGATCGCATGAACATTCTCGGCCTGAACATTCCGCCGCTGCTGCTCGACCTGTCGGGCGGCGTATGCGTGCTGGTGAGCCTGTATTTCCTGTGGGCGAAGAGCAGCACGTACTGGCACTGGAGCAACCTGTCGCTGCTGCCTTACTTCCTGCTGTTCGCGTCGGGGGGGCAGTGGATGCTGGCGGGCCTGCAGGTCACGTACCTGCTGTTCGGGATTCACGGGTTGTACCTGTGGCACCTGGAGGCGCGGCGGGCGCG from Deinococcus depolymerans includes the following:
- a CDS encoding ABC transporter substrate-binding protein, whose protein sequence is MSPFPAPPTLATAPDWPYLTLRAALHARDGAQERHALTLADAQAWWACSDRTAKRQLARLHASGRLVYTPGRGRGNTSRVAFPGALDAELADLTACLAAAGAAAELARLSRLGFPRAWVLTDAVRGTFGLGVSPAGTDRLRTIITRPLTAMDPLTVNSAAEAHLLTQVLDPLLVFDPDAGILRPHLAHHWGTPDGGRSWVFHLRRGVVFHHGRTLDARDVLFTLERVRRGAPWYLPGVVGVQAPTPFTVQVTLDRPDLFFPRRLAHEQALILPRDVRFDERRPVGTGAFRWHALNGGFRLEAFDAHFAGRPLIDEVEVFLVPELRGDAPPTLDVSGVPHDPVERWVPENSVHFLIWNAHRPAARSAALREAVIELHDIRALWQESGRPERLLPATAFLPRRSLDRPPRGHSLARARALLAQAAYAGPPLRLWVLDLPGARQEADWLAARAARLGLPVQVVPTPLDAMPDARDDVDLAFMGEIAGSDEHLSFWSALKQPELLFRRLLPPAVLRSVDALLDGYRSAPDHAALEAILDRAEALLLGGHHLHLTHHRVKRRSVHPLLRDVHPDAYGRIDFKRLWLPPPDA
- a CDS encoding Ppx/GppA phosphatase family protein encodes the protein MRVAVADVGTNSSHLLIAEAAQGDAGGFRVLDALKDRTRLGECLDGAGNLSPEGEDRLASALTRFRELASAAGVAEVHVYATSALRESPNGAEVAGRMLARTGVYPAIISGEREGELTYLGAAHAVELGEDNVLLDLGGGSLEFVRGDARGPRDVLSLPLGGIRMTGAFIRSEPAGRREVQALAEAVRVALSPFVERFRVRPGTRVVLSSGTAEGAAAAIVARRGALGGAGGSGDGPEGVNGVSFTLAELGALLEHVRGLKAAARGRVPGLERRAETAVAGLATLHAALTLLGASEVTVSEGALREGMLIEELSRFQAYRSALSARQRSVLGTAERFGANLSHSRQVAALSRGLLDALHAAGEPVDHEDRSLITAAGALHEVGQIVAQSAHHKHSAYLIRHAELRGFSPREIELIAQLARYHRKSPPKPSHAEFMALGAGDRARVTRLAAVLRVADGLDRSHAGGSRLGTLRRVADGWELTVAGATPLDLAGARDKADLWARVFGPLTLRGA
- a CDS encoding response regulator → MTTEPVEILLVEDNPADVMLTREAFEDAQFPHRLHHARDGLDALNFLRRQGPHVQAPRPDVILMDLNMPRMTGLELLDILKEDARLRSIPVIVLTTSRAENDIWRSYNLHANAYIPKPVSLAEFEDVIRTLGNFWFRKVALPHPPEAD
- the pdxY gene encoding pyridoxal kinase PdxY; translated protein: MTGTPQNILSIQSWVSFGHVGNAAAVFPLQRLGFEVWAIHTVQFSNHTGYGAWTGAVFPPEAVADLIDGIEARGALPECHAVLSGYMGSEGTVAAVVDAVRRVRGANPDALYACDPVMGDVGRGVFVRPELPDLIAAQAIPEADIVTPNQFELELLTGQVVDTLEHALEASRALRERMRVGGPRVVLLTSLVRSGAPENSIETLVVTDDGAWLCRTPLLPLDPPRNGTGDAIAALFLGHYLKSGQAAQALGLAMSALFGLLSRTHAAGTREIQLVAAQDEFVKPARLFEAQQVG
- a CDS encoding MFS transporter; the encoded protein is MWRTLHPNVKTRITTSFLSRMVGSMVFPFMAIYFTAHLGAALAGTLLLAAGVVQFLAGLYGGALADALGRRRTLLTGEGLKLLAFILMLLGNLHGPNPWVTFAALLLVNVSGGLINPAAEAMLVDVSTPETRTFMYAVNYWAVNLSILIGTLVGGWLYRDHFTLLLGLLVGMSVLTAALCFALMTETRAASPTARTDLGLKPLARSYAQVVTDRPFLLFVLGGICILSIEFTRTNFIAVHLAQGFPPADWLGVTLDGVRAASVLTAVNTLLIVALTAPVARWLTGRDPRRPMHTGFALFALGFAALAFSTHLPTLIAATVILSVGELLYVPTRQALLADLIPEDRRGAYLATHGQVFTVSKWVAALGLPLGVAVGGAGMGVALLALGALGSLLTALALRPTAGERVARA